In Papaver somniferum cultivar HN1 chromosome 1, ASM357369v1, whole genome shotgun sequence, a genomic segment contains:
- the LOC113280185 gene encoding probable leucine-rich repeat receptor-like protein kinase At1g35710 has translation MKYIDLSRNQLSGELSPNWGACTQLSYFRLSDNMISGKIPPVLAKLKSLEDISLSSNKLSGQIPVDMFNSDSVIFNLNLSRNQFSDKIPVEVGKLARLQNLDLSLNNFSGPIPGEIGDCHDIISLKLNDNKLNGPIPYQVGNLGALQSNLDLSQNELDGEISPQLGNLRNLETLNLSNNKLSGSIPSSLQGMLSLTSIDLSNNKLEGPVPDVNAFEKDPVKALGGNQGLCSNELKGLNPCSGTPSSNNRSKSNKWKLTIAVVVPVAVSLILLLILFAIFCCYRNHKEDSDEENLDSGGDGSFSVCNYNGKVVFKDIVKATEKFDEKYCIGKGGQGSVYKATLQNDITFAVKRLHDTSSSSEHASSEVTRYKSFKSEVHALINIRHQNIVKIYGFSSRKDDMFLVYEYVERGSLSNVLYNENEAKNLDWSTRLKIIKGVAQALSYLHHDCTPPIVHRDITANNILLNSDYEAKVSDFGTARLLQPDESNWTVPVGSYGYMAPELASTMKVTEKCDVYSFGVVAIELLFGKHPGEFLLHLQSEGPDLLLVDALDKRLSLPAGVVADELVLIVAFALACTRISPISRPTMHFVGLELTRNTVLPVHENFHLLTLQKLMKIL, from the exons ATGAAATATATCGATCTGAGTAGAAATCAGTTGTCGGGTGAATTGTCACCAAACTGGGGAGCATGCACCCAGCTTTCGTACTTCAGATTATCGGATAACATGATATCAGGTAAAATCCCACCAGTTCTCGCAAAGTTGAAATCTCTGGAAGATATTAGCCTCTCATCAAATAAACTGTCAGGTCAGATTCCAGTGGATATGTTCAACTCAGATTCAGTTATATTCAATCTAAACTTGAGCAGAAATCAATTCTCAGATAAGATACCTGTAGAGGTTGGAAAATTAGCACGTCTGCAAAATTTGGATTTGTCCTTAAACAACTTCAGCGGGCCTATACCAGGGGAGATTGGGGACTGCCATGACATAATATCCTTGAAACTCAATGACAACAAGTTAAACGGACCAATTCCATACCAGGTTGGGAATCTGGGGGCTTTGCAGTCAAATCTTGATCTTAGTCAAAATGAACTCGATGGAGAGATATCACCACAGCTTGGGAATTTAAGAAACTTGGAGACCTTGAACCTCTCTAACAACAAGCTATCTGGTTCAATACCCTCTTCTCTACAGGGTATGCTAAGTCTTACATCTATTGATCTTTCAAATAACAAACTTGAGGGTCCAGTTCCAGATGTGAATGCATTCGAAAAAGATCCAGTCAAAGCCTTAGGAGGTAATCAAGGTCTGTGCAGTAATGAGTTGAAGGGTTTGAACCCTTGTAGTGGTACACCTTCATCCAATAATCGCagcaaaagcaataaatggaAGTTGACCATTGCGGTAGTTGTTCCAGTTGCTGTATCGCTgattcttcttctgattctgtttgCAATTTTCTGCTGCTACCGTAACCACAAAGAAGACTCGGATGAGGAAAACCTAGATTCAGGCGGCGACGGTTCATTTTCAGTATGTAACTACAATGGAAAGGTAGTTTTCAAGGATATTGTAAAGGCTACAGAGAAGTTTGATGAGAAATACTGCATAGGAAAAGGTGGACAAGGAAGCGTATACAAAGCAACACTTCAAAATGACATAACTTTTGCTGTAAAACGCCTCCATGATACttcatcatccagtgaacatgcATCTTCAGAGGTGACGCGCTACAAGAGTTTTAAGTCCGAAGTACATGCACTGATAAACATACGGCATCAAAATATTGTGAAAATTTACGGTTTCTCTTCGAGGAAGGACGATATGTTCTTGGTATATGAATATGTGGAGAGGGGTAGCTTGTCGAATGTGTTGTATAATGAGAACGAGGCAAAGAATTTGGACTGGTCAACGAGGTTAAAGATTATCAAAGGTGTGGCACAGGCCTTGTCTTACTTGCACCACGACTGTACCCCGCCAATTGTGCACCGAGACATAACCGCAAATAATATTTTACTAAACTCGGACTATGAAGCAAAGGTCTCGGATTTTGGGACGGCAAGGCTGCTACAACCAGATGAGTCTAACTGGACAGTACCAGTCGGCTCCTATGGATACATGGCTCCAG AGCTTGCATCTACAATGAAGGTGACAGAGAAATGTGACGTGTACAGTTTTGGAGTTGTTGCAATAGAACTCTTATTCGGGAAGCACCCTGGGGAATTCCTTTTGCACCTACAATCTGAAGGACCTGACCTGCTTCTAGTGGATGCATTAGACAAGCGCCTATCTCTCCCAGCTGGAGTAGTTGCAGATGAATTGGTGCTAATAGTAGCCTTCGCTTTGGCATGTACACGTATATCACCAATTTCTAGACCGACCATGCATTTTGTAGGTTTAGAGCTGACAAGAAATACAGTTCTTCCTGTCCATGAGAACTTTCACTTGCTCACATTGCAGAAATTgatgaagattttgtaa